Proteins from a genomic interval of Perognathus longimembris pacificus isolate PPM17 chromosome 14, ASM2315922v1, whole genome shotgun sequence:
- the LOC125363022 gene encoding LOW QUALITY PROTEIN: disintegrin and metalloproteinase domain-containing protein 20-like (The sequence of the model RefSeq protein was modified relative to this genomic sequence to represent the inferred CDS: deleted 1 base in 1 codon), with protein sequence MRSSWAQGLLPGALCLPVLWTLLSPACCSNDSPSWRFTSSEVVIPRKVPHSKGGSKTPDQLSYSMRFRGQRHVLHMKRKKNLLPQTFPVITDNTQGGMQEDYPFIPGDCYYYSYLEGVPGSLATLDTCHGGLRGRIQVDDFTYEIKPLETSSKFEHVISMLVAEERGEASQRCVVGEEEIKPVVEDLELSESPRAGTYYLWRRHPKDTRIVYVVAYSYFKHFLNQTLILQQVLIINSIIDSIYKPASFNMNVRLVVFWENEDIVSTNVPRAYDFLRNFSGWVVRTWFDKVTHSAAMLLVGERVKGTHYLSYHGGFCTRYNTAFYVVARNFHVFLVSTLAAHALGHLFGSLHDSPRCVCFRRRQCVMTPLIYFQDTFSNCTFQKLHEWGRKQKKCTWELNVPYESYHYIAPRCGDRIISQMEDCDCGSLKDCASDKCCGTDCFFTKGTQCDSGDCCQDCKFIPAGTVCRDIVGICDLREYCPGNSEKCPNDTYIQDGTPCSPKAVCVGGNCTDRELQCQALFGRNIKEASAECYEQLNTIGDRFGNCGLIRRLGGPVPLPCSKNNVLCGMLHCSGVSALPGGGEHTTFHDLTVRYEKEEHHCFGYDVHFGTEQPEMGLVVDGAMCGAGKYCLKRNCTSFADLGFDCDVKRCNYKGVCNNNHKCHCMPGWRPPTCEEKGQGGSEDSGIPAGKQHRLQTYIHVGMRRIVIVVLSRLVLFLLSIIGGGITAVVAGSFHVKRDEHLKDLGYVFMLKERYDIRGAAESLQPQSALLLASLMGLLMS encoded by the exons ATGAGGTCATCCTGGGCCCAGGGCCTTCTGCCTGgagctctctgtctgcctgttctCTGGACTCTCCTGTCCCCTGCCTGCTGCTCCAATGACTCACCCAGCTGGCGCTTCACTTCCTCTGAGGTTGTCATCCCCAGGAAGGTGCCCCATAGCAAGGGTGGAAGCAAGACACCAGACCAGCTCTCCTACAGCATGCGCTTCCGGGGTCAAAGACATGTGCTGCATATGAAACGCAAGAAGAACTTGCTGCCCCAGACATTT CCTGTCATTACGGACAACACCCAAGGAGGCATGCAGGAGGACTATCCTTTTATCCCTGGAGACTGTTACTACTACAGCTACCTAGAAGGGGTTCCTGGATCGCTGGCCACACTGGACACCTGCCATGGAGGTCTGCGTGGAAGGATACAGGTGGATGACTTCACCTATGAAATCAAACCGTTGGAGACCTCTTCGAAATTTGAGCATGTGATTTCTATGCTCGTggcagaagagagaggagaggccagCCAAAGGTGTGTCGttggagaggaagaaataaaaccagtAGTTGAAGATCTCGAACTGTCTGAAAGTCCTAGAGCAGGCACCTATTACTTGTGGCGGAGACATCCCAAAGACACGCGAATTGTGTACGTTGTAGCTTATTCCTACTTCAAGCACTTCCTAAATCAGACCCTTATACTGCAGCAAGTATTGATTATAAACAGCATTATTGACTCCATCTACAAACCAGCTAGTTTTAATATGAATGTGCGTTTAGTGGTGTTCTGGGAAAACGAGGATATTGTCTCTACCAATGTACCCAGAGCGTATGACTTCCTAAGGAACTTTTCGGGTTGGGTTGTTCGTACGTGGTTTGACAAAGTTACTCACAGCGCTGCAATGTTGTTAGTAGGAGAAAGGGTTAAAGGAACTCATTATTTAAGTTACCACGGAGGATTTTGCACCAGGTATAATACGGCATTTTACGTGGTTGCAAgaaattttcatgtatttttggtTTCGACCCTGGCAGCACATGCATTAGGTCATTTATTTGGTTCACTTCATGACTCACCTCGTTGTGTGTGTTTTCGAAGACGCCAATGTGTCATGACGCCTTTAATCTACTTTCAAGATACATTTAGCAATTGTACCTTCCAGAAGTTACACGAATGGGGTCGTAAACAGAAAAAATGCACGTGGGAGCTGAATGTGCCCTATGAAAGTTACCATTATATAGCTCCTCGTTGTGGAGACAGGATCATAAGTCAAATGGAGGACTGTGACTGTGGTTCCCTCAAAGACTGTGCCAGTGATAAGTGTTGTGGGACGGACTGCTTCTTCACGAAGGGCACCCAGTGTGATTCGGGAGACTGCTGCCAGGACTGTAAATTCATTCCTGCTGGAACTGTTTGCAGAGACATAGTGGGTatttgtgatctgagagaatACTGTCCTGGAAATTCAGAGAAGTGCCCAAACGACACTTATATCCAGGATGGAACCCCATGTTCCCCAAAAGCTGTTTGTGTGGGAGGAAACTGCACTGACCGTGAGTTGCAGTGCCAAGCCCTTTTTGGACGCAACATAAAAGAGGCTTCAGCAGAATGCTATGAACAATTGAATACGATTGGGGACCGATTTGGAAACTGTGGGTTGATTCGTAGACTTGGGGGACCTGTGCCTTTGCCATGTTCGAAGAACAACGTCCTGTGTGGCATGCTGCACTGCAGTGGTGTTTCTGCTCTACCAGGAGGAGGGGAGCACACTACTTTTCATGATCTAACCGTGCGATATGAGAAAGAAGAGCACCATTGCTTCGGATATGATGTACACTTTGGCACAGAGCAGCCAGAAATGGGTTTGGTAGTGGATGGTGCAATGTGTGGTGCCGGAAAATACTGTTTGAAGAGAAATTGTACTTCTTTTGCAGATTTGGGTTTTGACTGTGATGTGAAAAGATGCAATTACAAAGGGGTgtgcaacaacaaccacaaatgtCACTGTATGCCTGGCTGGAGACCACCGACATGTGAAGAGAAAGGACAGGGAGGTAGTGAAGATAGTGGCATACCAGCTGGCAAACAACACCGTCTTCAAACCTACATACATGTGGGTATGCGCAGAATTGTCATTGTTGTATTAAGTCGCTTAGTTCTGTTTCTGCTTTCCATTATTGGTGGTGGAATCACAGCTGTAGTAGCAG